Proteins co-encoded in one Nyctibius grandis isolate bNycGra1 chromosome 14, bNycGra1.pri, whole genome shotgun sequence genomic window:
- the TBC1D10A gene encoding TBC1 domain family member 10A: MAKSRGGGGPGSPGSHHSHHSLAGTRESLAEPGGGDELSSLGSDSEINGGGPEERRVDKFGFIVGSRSAEGPLEEVPLEVLRQRESKWLDMLNNWDKWMAKKHKKIRLRCQKGIPPSLRGRAWQYLSGSKVKLEQNMGKFDELDLLQGDPKWLDVIERDLHRQFPFHEMFVSRGGHGQQDLFRVLKAYTLYRPEEGYCQAQAPIAAVLLMHMPAEQAFWCLVQICEKYLPGYYSEKLEAIQLDGQILFSLLHKVSPVAYKHLSKQKIDPILYMTEWFMCAFSRTLPWSSVLRVWDMFFCEGVKIIFRVGLVLLKHTLGSSDKLKSCQGQYETMERLRALSPKIMQETFLVQEVIELPVTERQIEREHLIQLKKWREAHGELQCKSPPRLHGAKAISEAEPPPRKALEPVPSIIVTPGPVPVPKARKSKEKSREKAPANPTEGNGAPGSARELLHPQVSPHHHSKESLSSRESEDTYL; the protein is encoded by the exons ATGGCCAAGagccgcgggggcggcgggcccggctCGCCCGGTAGCCACCACAGCCACCACAGCCTGGCCGGCACCCGCGAGAGCCTGGCCGAGCCCGGCGGCGGCGACGAGCTGAGCTCCCTCGGATCCGATTCCGAGATTAATGGCGGCGGCCCCGAGGAACGGCGCGTCGACAAGTTCGGCTTCATCGTGGGCAGCCGCAGCGCCGAGGGGCC GCTGGAGGAGGTGCCCTTGGAGGTGCTGCGGCAGCGGGAGTCGAAGTGGCTGGACATGCTCAACAACTGGGACAAGTGGATGGCTAAAAAACACAAGAAG ATCCGGCTGCGGTGCCAGAAGGGGATCCCGCCCTCGCTGCGGGGCCGGGCCTGGCAGTACCTCTCTGGGAGCAAGGTCAAGTTGGAGCAGAACATGGGCAAGTTTGAT GAACTGGATCTCCTCCAAGGAGACCCAAAGTGGCTGGATGTGATCGAGCGGGATCTCCACCGGCAGTTCCCCTTCCACGAGATGTTCGTCTCGCGTGGAGGCCACGG GCAGCAGGACCTGTTTCGGGTGCTGAAGGCGTACACGCTGTACCGCCCGGAGGAGGGCTACTGCCAGGCCCAGGCCCCCATCGCCGCCGTCCTGCTCATGCACATGCCGGCCGAG CAAGCGTTCTGGTGCCTGGTGCAGATCTGCGAGAAGTACCTCCCCGGCTACTACAGCGAGAAGCTG GAGGCCATTCAGCTGGACGGGCAGATCCTCTTCTCGCTGCTGCACAAGGTCTCGCCCGTGGCCTACAAACACCTGAGCAAGCAGAAGATCGACCCCATCCTCTACATGACGGAGTGGTTCATGTGCGCCTTCTCCCGCACGCTGCCCTGGAGCTCCGTCCTGCGCGTCTGGGACATGTTCTTCTGCGAAG GGGTGAAGATCATCTTCCGGGTGGGCCTCGTGCTGCTCAAACACACCCTGGGCTCCTCGGACAAGCTCAAGTCCTGCCAGGGCCAGTACGAGACCATGGAGCGGCTGAGGGCCCTCAGCCCCAAGATCATGCAGGAGACCTTCCTGGTGCAGGAG GTCATCGAGCTGCCGGTGACGGAGCGTCAGATCGAGCGGGAGCACCTGATCCAGCTCAAGAAGTGGCGGGAGGCGCACGGGGAGCTGCAGTGCAAGTCCCCCCCGCGCCTGCACGGCGCCAAGGCCATCAGCGAGGCCGAGCCGCCCCCCCGCAAGGCGCTGGAGCCCGTCCCCTCCATCATCGTCACCCCCGGGCCCGTCCCCGTGCCCAAAGCTCGcaagagcaaggagaaaagcCGAGAGAAGGCTCCGGCAAACCCCACCGAGGGTAACGGGGCGCCCGGCTCGGCCCGGGAGCTGCTGCACCCCCAGGTCTCCCCCCACCACCACTCCAAGGAGAGCCTGAGCTCCCGGGAGAGCGAGGACACGTACTTGTAG